From a single Tachypleus tridentatus isolate NWPU-2018 chromosome 6, ASM421037v1, whole genome shotgun sequence genomic region:
- the Dtd gene encoding D-aminoacyl-tRNA deacylase has product MKAVVQRVMKASVLVNDEVVSSIGKGLCVLIGISRDDTPKDMEYMVRKVLNLRLFDDANGKRWNHSVKDKGFEILCVSQFTLYSILKGNKLDFHQSMAPEQSQVFYEEFLQKLKEAYVPEKVKDGVFGAYMQVDIQNDGPVTVQLDSNPQQPTKKEPQPNHQNIEENL; this is encoded by the exons tgAATGATGAAGTGGTGAGCTCAATTGGGAAAGGATTGTGTGTTCTTATTGGAATATCACGAGATGATACGCCAAAAGACATGGAATATAT GGTAAGAAAGGTTTTAAACCTgcgactatttgatgatgcaaaTGGAAAGAGGTGGAACCACAGTGTTAAAGATAAAGGGTTTGAAATCCTATGTGTAAGTCAG TTTACATTGTATAGTATTCTTAAAGGCAACAAACTAGACTTTCATCAGTCAATGGCACCAGAACAGTCTCAAGTCTTTTATGAAGAATTTCTGCAGAAACTGAAAGAAGCTTATGTCCCTGAAAAGGTGAAAG ATGGAGTATTTGGTGCTTACATGCAAGTTGATATACAAAATGATGGGCCGGTAACAGTACAACTAGACTCTAATCCTCAACAGCCAACAAAG AAAGAACCACAACCTAATCATCAAAATATAGAAGAAAACCTGTAA